One genomic region from Streptomyces sp. NBC_00457 encodes:
- a CDS encoding response regulator transcription factor translates to MTIRVLLADDQTLVRAAFAMLVESAPDMEVVGQAATGREALELARTERADLVVMDIRMPDLDGIEATRQIAAEEDLAGVKVLVLTTYDTDEHIIEALRAGASGFLVKDTRPAELLDAIRTVAAGEALLSPGPTARLIERLLRSPSAPPAAGGPECLSEREREVLTLVARGLNNTEISEALGLSPLTAKTHVSRIMGKLGARDRAQLVIVAYESGMVTPGTM, encoded by the coding sequence GTGACCATCCGCGTCCTGCTCGCCGACGACCAGACCCTCGTCAGGGCCGCGTTCGCCATGCTCGTCGAGTCCGCGCCGGACATGGAGGTCGTGGGACAGGCCGCGACCGGCCGCGAGGCACTGGAACTGGCCCGCACCGAACGCGCCGACCTGGTGGTGATGGACATCCGCATGCCCGACCTGGACGGCATCGAGGCGACACGGCAGATCGCCGCCGAGGAGGACCTGGCCGGCGTCAAGGTCCTCGTCCTCACCACCTACGACACCGACGAGCACATCATCGAGGCGCTGCGGGCCGGCGCCTCCGGGTTCCTCGTGAAGGACACCCGTCCGGCCGAACTGCTCGACGCGATCCGCACGGTGGCGGCAGGGGAGGCGCTGCTGTCGCCGGGGCCGACGGCACGGCTGATCGAGCGACTTCTGCGCAGCCCTTCGGCTCCACCGGCGGCGGGCGGGCCCGAATGCCTGTCCGAACGGGAGCGCGAGGTGCTCACCCTGGTGGCGCGCGGGCTCAACAACACCGAGATCTCCGAGGCATTGGGGCTGAGCCCGCTGACGGCGAAGACGCACGTCAGCCGCATCATGGGGAAGCTGGGGGCGAGGGACCGGGCGCAATTGGTCATCGTGGCGTACGAGTCGGGGATGGTCACACCGGGGACCATGTGA
- a CDS encoding sialidase family protein encodes MRLLIRTLLVTAVLLSPLAAPTATASAAACTTSLPYVSGKGGYDTYRIPATVRTGEGTILAFAEGRRDGAGDTGNIDVVLRRSGDGGCTWGPLQVVAAGGGNTRGNPAPVYDPRAQAVILLTSYNSGDVTESQIMRGEVTPQQSRRVFVQRSWDDGRTFTSPRDITTRVKPRNWRWYATGPGHAVALTRGPHAGRLVVPANHSTAPPAGSADTGQEPKYYGGHALYSDNGGQTWNLGFVDATYNGYNNANESTATQLTDGRLYFNSRDHNGTSPGNRLDSYSSSGARKLDRPYRVQPTLNDVPVVEASVLQVQSGPLLFSGPSVPTARRSMAIWRSKDAGKTFKKVRTLDGRRAAYSDLVQVNRNTVGILYETGASGTYETIEFRRLPVSGL; translated from the coding sequence ATGAGACTCCTGATCCGCACCCTCCTCGTCACCGCCGTACTCCTCAGTCCCCTGGCCGCTCCCACGGCCACCGCCTCGGCAGCCGCCTGCACCACCTCACTGCCGTACGTCTCCGGAAAGGGCGGCTACGACACCTACCGCATCCCCGCCACCGTCAGGACCGGTGAGGGCACGATCCTCGCCTTCGCCGAGGGCCGGCGCGACGGCGCCGGCGACACCGGCAACATCGATGTCGTCCTGCGCCGCTCCGGCGACGGCGGCTGCACCTGGGGCCCGCTCCAGGTCGTCGCGGCCGGCGGCGGGAACACCCGGGGCAACCCGGCACCCGTGTACGACCCGCGCGCCCAGGCGGTCATCCTGCTCACCTCCTACAACAGCGGCGATGTGACGGAAAGTCAGATCATGCGCGGCGAGGTCACGCCCCAGCAGAGCCGCCGGGTCTTCGTGCAGCGCAGCTGGGACGACGGCCGCACCTTCACGTCCCCACGCGACATCACCACCCGCGTCAAGCCGAGGAACTGGCGCTGGTACGCGACCGGCCCCGGCCACGCCGTCGCCCTGACCCGCGGCCCGCACGCCGGACGCCTGGTGGTCCCCGCCAACCACTCCACCGCCCCGCCCGCCGGCTCCGCCGACACCGGCCAGGAGCCCAAGTACTACGGCGGCCACGCCCTCTACAGCGACAACGGCGGCCAGACCTGGAACCTGGGCTTCGTCGACGCCACCTACAACGGCTACAACAACGCCAACGAATCCACCGCCACCCAACTCACCGACGGCCGCCTCTACTTCAACTCCCGCGACCACAACGGCACGAGCCCCGGCAACCGGCTCGACAGCTATTCGAGCAGCGGCGCGCGGAAACTGGACCGCCCCTACCGGGTGCAGCCCACCCTCAACGACGTGCCCGTCGTGGAGGCCAGCGTCCTCCAGGTCCAGTCGGGCCCCCTCCTGTTTTCAGGCCCGTCCGTGCCCACCGCCCGGCGGTCCATGGCGATCTGGCGCAGCAAGGACGCCGGAAAGACATTCAAGAAGGTCCGCACCCTGGACGGCCGCCGGGCCGCCTACTCCGACCTGGTCCAGGTGAACCGGAACACGGTCGGGATCCTGTACGAGACGGGGGCGAGCGGGACGTACGAGACGATCGAGTTCCGCCGGCTTCCGGTCAGCGGGCTCTAG